The region NNNNNNNNNNNNNNNNNNNNNNNNNNNNNNNNNNNNNNNNNNNNNNNNNNNNNNNNNNNNNNNNNNNNNNNNNNNNNNNNNNNNNNNNNNNNNNNNNNNNNNNNNNNNNNNNNNNNNNNNNNNNNNNNNNNNNNNNNNNNNNNNNNNNNNNNNNNNNNNNNNNNNNNNNNNNNNNNNNNNNNNNNNNNNNNNNNNNNNNNNNNNNNNNNNNNNNNNNNNNNNNNNNNNNNNNNNNNNNNNNNNNNNNNNNNNNNNNNNNNNNNNNNNNNNNNNNNNNNNNNNNNNNNNNNNNNNNNNNNNNNNNNNNNNNNNNNNNNNNNNNNNNNNNNNNNNNNNNNNNNNNNNNNNNNNNNNNNNNNNNNNNNNNNNNNNNNNNNNNNNNNNNNNNNNNNNNNNNNNNNNNNNNNNNNNNNNNNNNNNNNNNNNNNNNNNNNNNNNNNNNNNNNNNNNNNNNNNNNNNNNNNNNNNNNNNNNNNNNNNNNNNNNNNNNNNNNNNNNNNNNNNNNNNNNNNNNNNNNNNNNNNNNNNNNNNNNNNNNNNNNNNNNNNNNNNNNNNNNNNNNNNNNNNNNNNNNNNNNNNNNNNNNNNNNNNNNNNNNNNNNNNNNNNNNNNNNNNNNNNNNNNNNNNNNNNNNNNNNNNNNNNNNNNNNNNNNNNNNNNNNNNNNNNNNNNNNNNNNNNNNNNNNNNNNNNNNNNNNNNNNNNNNNNNNNNNNNNNNNNNNNNNNNNNNNNNNNNNNNNNNNNNNNNNNNNNNNNNNNNNNNNNNNNNNNNNNNNNNNNNNNNNNNNNNNNNNNNNNNNNNNNNNNNNNNNNNNNNNNNNNNNNNNNNNNNNNNNNNNNNNNNNNNNNNNNNNNNNNNNNNNNNNNNNNNNNNNNNNNNNNNNNNNNNNNNNNNNNNNNNNNNNNNNNNNNNNNNNNNNNNNNNNNNNNNNNNNNNNNNNNNNNNNNNNNNNNNNNNNNNNNNNNNNNNNNNNNNNNNNNNNNNNNNNNNNNNNNNNNNNNNNNNNNNNNNNNNNNNNNNNNNNNNNNNNNNNNNNNNNNNNNNNNNNNNNNNNNNNNNNNNNNNNNNNNNNNNNNNNNNNNNNNNNNNNNNNNNNNNNNNNNNNNNNNNNNNNNNNNNNNNNNNNNNNNNNNNNNNNNNNNNNNNNNNNNNNNNNNNNNNNNNNNNNNNNNNNNNNNNNNNNNNNNNNNNNNNNNNNNNNNNNNNNNNNNNNNNNNNNNNNNNNNNNNNNNNNNNNNNNNNNNNNNNNNNNNNNNNNNNNNNNNNNNNNNNNNNNNNNNNNNNNNNNNNNNNNNNNNNNNNNNNNNNNNNNNNNNNNNNNNNNNNNNNNNNNNNNNNNNNNNNNNNNNNNNNNNNNNNNNNNNNNNNNNNNNNNNNNNNNNNNNNNNNNNNNNNNNNNNNNNNNNNNNNNNNNNNNNNNNNNNNNNNNNNNNNNNNNNNNNNNNNNNNNNNNNNNNNNNNNNNNNNNNNNNNNNNNNNNNNNNNNNNNNNNNNNNNNNNNNNNNNNNNNNNNNNNNNNNNNNNNNNNNNNNNNNNNNNNNNNNNNNNNNNNNNNNNNNNNNNNNNNNNNNNNNNNNNNNNNNNNNNNNNNNNNNNNNNNNNNNNNNNNNNNNNNNNNNNNNNNNNNNNNNNNNNNNNNNNNNNNNNNNNNNNNNNNNNNNNNNNNNNNNNNNNNNNNNNNNNNNNNNNNNNNNNNNNNNNNNNNNNNNNNNNNNNNNNNNNNNNNNNNNNNNNNNNNNNNNNNNNNNNNNNNNNNNNNNNNNNNNNNNNNNNNNNNNNNNNNNNNNNNNNNNNNNNNNNNNNNNNNNNNNNNNNNNNNNNNNNNNNNNNNNNNNNNNNNNNNNNNNNNNNNNNNNNNNNNNNNNNNNNNNNNNNNNNNNNNNNNNNNNNNNNNNNNNNNNNNNNNNNNNNNNNNNNNNNNNNNNNNNNNNNNNNNNNNNNNNNNNNNNNNNNNNNNNNNNNNNNNNNNNNNNNNNNNNNNNNNNNNNNNNNNNNNNNNNNNNNNNNNNNNNNNNNNNNNNNNNNNNNNNNNNNNNNNNNNNNNNNNNNNNNNNNNNNNNNNNNNNNNNNNNNNNNNNNNNNNNNNNNNNNNNNNNNNNNNNNNNNNNNNNNNNNNNNNNNNNNNNNNNNNNNNNNNNNNNNNNNNNNNNNNNNNNNNNNNNNNNNNNNNNNNNNNNNNNNNNNNNNNNNNNNNNNNNNNNNNNNNNNNNNNNNNNNNNNNNNNNNNNNNNNNNNNNNNNNNNNNNNNNNNNNNNNNNNNNNNNNNNNNNNNNNNNNNNNNNNNNNNNNNNNNNNNNNNNNNNNNNNNNNNNNNNNNNNNNNNNNNNNNNNNNNNNNNNNNNNNNNNNNNNNNNNNNNNNNNNNNNNNNNNNNNNNNNNNNNNNNNNNNNNNNNNNNNNNNNNNNNNNNNNNNNNNNNNNNNNNNNNNNNNNNNNNNNNNNNNNNNNNNNNNNNNNNNNNNNNNNNNNNNNNNNNNNNNNNNNNNNNNNNNNNNNNNNNNNNNNNNNNNNNNNNNNNNNNNNNNNNNNNNNNNNNNNNNNNNNNNNNNNNNNNNNNNNNNNNNNNNNNNNNNNNNNNNNNNNNNNNNNNNNNNNNNNNNNNNNNNNNNNNNNNNNNNNNNNNNNNNNNNNNNNNNNNNNNNNNNNNNNNNNNNNNNNNNNNNNNNNNNNNNNNNNNNNNNNNNNNNNNNNNNNNNNNNNNNNNNNNNNNNNNNNNNNNNNNNNNNNNNNNNNNNNNNNNNNNNNNNNNNNNNNNNNNNNNNNNNNNNNNNNNNNNNNNNNNNNNNNNNNNNNNNNNNNNNNNNNNNNNNNNNNNNNNNNNNNNNNNNNNNNNNNNNNNNNNNNNNNNNNNNNNNNNNNNNNNNNNNNNNNNNNNNNNNNNNNNNNNNNNNNNNNNNNNNNNNNNNNNNNNNNNNNNNNNNNNNNNNNNNNNNNNNNNNNNNNNNNNNNNNNNNNNNNNNNNNNNNNNNNNNNNNNNNNNNNNNNNNNNNNNNNNNNNNNNNNNNNNNNNNNNNNNNNNNNNNNNNNNNNNNNNNNNNNNNNNNNNNNNNNNNNNNNNNNNNNNNNNNNNNNNNNNNNNNNNNNNNNNNNNNNNNNNNNNNNNNNNNNNNNNNNNNNNNNNNNNNNNNNNNNNNNNNNNNNNNNNNNNNNNNNNNNNNNNNNNNNNNNCTGCCATCTACAGATTGAGAAACAAGGAGGTCAATGAATCCCTGACAAGACCTATTCTTATACTAGCTGCTTTCAGAAGCAGGCATAGAAGCTTAAAGGATATGTTTCCACAGATAGTAAAATAGAGATGAATTGATATAAGTTCTGTAAGATATGGCCCATCTGAGTACATGAGCACACATTTACCCTTCATTGACCATACatgatctttttttctttctttctttgctacTTTTTGAGAAATCATCTTTCACACATttgatagacatttatttaaataacattTAATACTGTAAGAGACATTATTTATGAAAAGTGGTATTTTTTCCAGACACATTTCAGCACTCTGGTTCATTCATCTGTACATGAACACTAGTGCTCAAATTCTGCAAGAAGCTTAACCTCTTTTGAGTGGTTCTGGGTCTTGtccactcccactgaagccaatgacgtTCTTTCTCCACTGATTAGACTCCTCTGTTGTCAATTACACTTCTGAAAAGTAGGAGAAAAATGTTGCCTCCACAGTTAATGGAGAACTTTCATTGAGCAGTATTCTATGCAGATCTTTAACGAGGTAGACAAAAAATGAAAGTTTGCGGAGGATTAGGAGTCTCAGTGTCCTACTATGTGAAATTTTCTGCTTGTTCATGCACTTTTGCAGGGtcaaagcaattttaaaatatctatttcTGTATTGCTACTGATATCAATATAGATATTGATACAGATATATAAAATGCATGATATATGTCCAAAATTTTCAAAGCCCGTGAGATCCGATTTCCCTCCTCCACCCAAAGAAATGAATGAATTAAAATGAATAGGAAATGAGCACTCAAAAACACTAGGCAACTTTGCAACTCTCAGCCTAGAGAGAGTCACATGGGCCTCCCTTGCCTCAGACAGAAATACATTTATATGCATAAACATATTTACCACCAAAGTTTgacaaaaatgaattaaaaaataaaatctcattgAGCCTCCCTGGTATTTTAGGCCTTCCTTCAAATTTTTGGTCCTTGttctttgtaaaataaataaataaataaataaaatcataactCCTCGCTCTCCTTTTAACTGGTTAAGTGTCCCCTTACCTCCCATGACCTGACCTCCCACTCTATCTTCCTGCTTTCTCCTAGTGCAGTGCCATATGGGGTGTACAGACACAGCTAAACTGGAACTAAAATTCTGATTCTTCTACTTTTCTCCTGCCCTAAGATATCCTGCCAGCAGAACTAGGAATTCTGTGGAGGTCCTGGCTATGTACCTCCAGTAGCAGTTCAGATGCTGCAGCTCTCCAAACCATTCTATCTGATCCCTCATGCTGACCTCATCCTGCCCTACCTCTTCTCGGCATTGTCATTTAcagctgggcaaacttttttttggATGAATACTTAATTTGGTCAGCTCAAAGGGATTCATGAATTTAAGTCAAGTTAGCTCAATATTTTTTCCAGTCAATATTTGGACTTAGATTATGGGCAGCAATCTGCCCCATATATAACATTTAACCCAATGGCAAAGGCAcactctgggagggggagacgtTAAAGACCCATAATCAATTTCCCTCCTGTCTGATGGGGGAAAAGTCTTTAGTTTCCCACACTAACATTAGAAACAAGTTCACGGGCCTATGAAATACTCTCAGCACAAGCTCTCTCGCTCTCTATCCTGTTGAAGTGGTTCCATCTGGCATAAATAATGAATAGCCAATAAAATATGGATTTTAAATTATGTCTCCTACAGTCAAAGAGTTCATCTTAACTATCATCCTTGGACTTGCTTTCTGGACAAATGACTATTCATTCTCATCATGAAAGACAATAAGTCAGTGGGCTAGGAAAAGCCAGTGAGAATGACTTTACAGCTAGTGATCAGGCTTATTTGAAAAATCAGTGGTTCACTGAgctctaaggttctactgtaataaCCTAATTACCAGAATACATAAATTacaacacagctctttctaagaaAATACATGTATTCTTAAGGGGAAAGCCTTAAAAAGAGAACATAAAGCAATACAAGACCCTACATACATGCTAAAATGCTTAACAATAGATCATCCTGGCCCCACCAACTCCCACCTTGGGCTTTGGTAGGTGTTAGTCCTTCAGAAACCACAACTGGGTTTTTCCCATGATTATCAGTCCACCATTGTCTCATATTCAGAACCAGAGCAAGCATATATAGTTCAGTTTCTATTTTATACAGCATTGGTTTTTGATGTCCAGTCTCTGGGACCAGGTAATCattagacaaaggtttccaaAGGCAGTTGTCTTGCATAACCAGAGATGGGGAATTTCCATTAATCACTTCCTCAGCCTGAATTTCACAGACTGCTCTGAAACTCCATACACAAAAAGAGAATACAAGTCCAAGTTGAACCTATTTGAACCTTTTTGGCaaaacattttctgatgaaaaatatgTTAttccacaaaaaatattttttttcagccaGAGTTTCATTATTTTCAGTTTTGCAACAACCACCAAAACCAAGAAACCAAACGAAAAATCAAAAAGACAAAttgttattgatttttttttatttttgccttcctatacaaattactttttaaaaaagaaatgcagtTTTTCGTTTTGGGAAAGCAAAAAAatttcactgaaaatattttttttccctgaaaaatgtttcattttcaaaaacaacTGACACATACTTGTTTTCTATTGAAACAAACCAGCAAAAGGAATCAGTGACATTCAGAAAAAAAGTCCAAGTATTACATGAAGTATTACTTGAATGTTCTTACCCCCTTGAATTGTAAACTAGTTAAGAAACATCTTCTAGAGCTGATATCCTCACTAGGGCTGGCCAGGATTTTTTGCTATATGAAAAATCTTGAAattataaaacttttttaaaattaaaacaattaaaatctcAGAGGAAAAGGTATGTTTTTTTAACAAGGTTTCATTCTTACTTTCACCCACTAGCTAAATATGACCACCCTGATTGCATCTCTGACTCAGTAAATCAGTTCCGATTACCTCAGTTTCATGTTAACCTCATAACATTAAATCTAATTTGTTACATTCTTGTGAAAGCTAAACATTTCCTGGCAGCttttctcagggcctccttcacctctttgtttctcaggctgtagatgagggggttcaCCAGCGGAGTCAGAACTGTGTACAAGACAGAGAACACTTTGTTCAGATCTCGCAGGGTGTCAGCTTTTGGCAGCATGTAGACAATCATTATGGCCCCATAGAAAACTGTAACTACGATGAGGTGAGAGgaacaggtggaaaaggccttttgcttTCCGTTGGTAGAAGGAATTCTCAGGATGGTAGATATAATATAAACGTAGGTTGCCAGGGTTAGTAGAAATGGGGGCAGGGTAGTTATAAATGTCAGCATGGATGTGACAAGTTCCATCACGTGAGTGTCGCTGCAGGATAGTTTTATTATTGGAgtgaaatcacaaaagaaatggtcaattaTACTGGGGCCACAAAATGTTAATTGTGACATTAAAAATATGATGATGATGCTAACTAAGAATCCAGCCAGCCAAGATCCAGCTGCTAGTTGGCTACAAATTGCATTATTCATGATGGCTGCATAATTGAGTGGTTTACATATGGCTAAGTAACGATCATACGACATTGCAGATAAGAGATAACACTCAACAGTCACTAGGAAACCGAAGAAATAAAACTGTGCAATACAGCCACTGAAAGAAatggttctgtccccagtcaggaaactggccagcatcctgggaaggatggtggaggtgtagcaggtctccaagcaggacaggTTTCCCAAGAAGaggtacatgggggtgtgaaggtgctgatcagccacaatCAGCACCACAATGAGGATGTTCCCAGCAACAGTCACAATATAGATGActagaaacagcaggaagagaaagatCTGCAGGTCAACGAGCTCCTCAAATCCCAAGAGGATGAACTCCGTGATAGATGTTTGATTTCCCTGTTCTATGTCTGCCATGGATTCTGTCtcaggcaaaaacaaaaaaagaatataTTACATCATTATAATCTGAAGGAGATTAACTCTATTGCTATATCATCAATTAACTCCATAAATGTGCTAATCCTGCTTCACTCAATTTTTGTATTGTGTCATTAACTTAGTTGAGGAGACAAAGTTCCCTAATTGGAAAATTGTTCTGAGTTCAACAAgaggaaattcaataaagataagtgcaaaaaaaatgcagaacTACAAAATGAGGCATAAATGGTTAGTTATCACTAGTACTCCTGAAATGGATCTtggagttacagtggatcacaaattgaatatgactcAACAATGTTAAAAAGGCTAGTATCATTTTGGTTTGTATTAACAGGAGTCTTTTATCTatgacacaggaggtaattgtcatgctctactcagcactgatgatGCCTCAGCAGGAGCATTTTCTCCAGCGctgagcaccacactttaggaaagttgcagacaaattggagagaatctagAGGACagtaaaaaatgataaaaggtttagaaaacctgacctaggaggaaaggttaaaatagCTGCACATGCTTGGTcttgagaaaagcagactgagGGGAACCAGCTAACAgtgttcaaatatattaagggctgttataaaataAGGTAAACAACTGCTCTGCATGGCCACTGAGGgtaaaacaaggagcaatggtcttactctgcagcaaggagatttaggttagatatcggaaaactttctaactcaaAGGGTAGTTTAGCCCTGGAACAGGATTCAAAGACAGGCTGTGGAATCCCTACCATTGGAGTTTTTTTAACAACAGGTTGGGCAAACTCCTGTCAAGAATAACCTAGGaggtcctgcttcagcacaggCAGCTGGATTTCATGCCTCTTTTCGCCCTAtagttctatgattccatgaataACAGTATTTGAATCAGGTTTGGAATTAGaaagtcagtggaatttgtgTCCTAAAATAactttaggtacttttgaaaatctcacccctaCCACATCTCTTAACCACCGGgtttgtctcattgtttctttgtacttCCCTCTCAGTGTTGACTTGCAATCTATCAATCTTACACTAAAGCCTCAACCCTGAAAACACTTACACACAGACATACTTTTACTACTGGGAACACAGTTCCATAGACCAAGGACCagctttttgctctgtgtttcttACAGCTAATGTAAGATAAATTCAGctaatgaagtataaaaatatctacgccacttaggtgcttttgaaaattgtatcccAATTTCTAATCAGAGGACAAACACGGGGACTTGTCTTTTCAGATAGAAGGGTGCAGAATATAAATTCATAGTAAATAGATTGAAAACCGAGAGGGTACAAGAATAAAGAAGTAACTGAATgagaaagaagaagaaactgaggggtcATCTACACACAATATTTGTACCACACTGGTATTATTAAGACTGTacaaacccccccacacacacacacctccccgcCGCTGCAGTGCAGCTGCTATGATACCAGTATGAAGGTGCTAAGTTATTACCAATCAGGGGCAATAAGCTATATCATCAGTATTAGACACCTTTATATCCATATATCAGTGTCCACACTAGAAGTGGTAGTGTTACGGCTGTTTAAGTAGAAAATTACACCCCTACCAGAAATACAGAAATCCATGCAAAGTATTGTGACTAACAGAAATAATGGAGAGGTGTATTCTTTGTTCTTTTGTTACATTTGTTTTTCTGTACAGCCTCTAACATTGACCTCTACTCAGTGTCATACTATCAGTAAAGCAAACACATTCTTTCTAGCAGCGCAGAATAGGTATTTTTCCTTCTCTAAatcaatatttcatttaaacTGGAAAGAGTGAATGAAGTTGTTTACCTATCAGACAGTAGCCAACTGGAATATTTCAGATAACTTCTTCATTCAGAATATCAGGTGCcaggttttgttttcctttcccttctaCTTTATAAATGCAAATGGACTCAGCAAGGAGACCTGCAGAGTCCCCACTGAACAATCCACCTCTGCCATCCATCTTTGTTCACTTTTATTGTATTCTTTCACTGAAATTAGCAtgtcattctcctcctccttcccacgaGAAGATTCAAATGTCCCTCGGCATTTCTGATGATGGGACTTTGAAATTACCTGAAAATTAAAGGTAATAATATATCTATACTTTAGTTTAGACATGAAAAAGTAACGAGTAAAAGTTCCAAACTCAATGGGTATGCATTGGAATGAGGGGAAATTTCTGACTGGGGTGTCAATTAAATGAAGTTAACTCAtgaaattaactcaaaaaattaaacacaattaaaaattatttgtgattaatcacagttttaatggcactgttaaacaataataacaaTTGAAATACAAAagtcacattgttttatttttgagtgcagttgtataacaaaaaaaaatctacattgggaagttgcactttcacaataaagagttggcactacagtacttgtctgaggtgaactgaaaaataatatttcctttgtttatcttttttactgtgaaatatttgtaataataataatataaagtgagcactgtacactttgtattctgtgtcgtaattgaaatcaaaatatttgaaaatgtagaaaaacatccacaaatatttataagaAATTTCAGTTGGTGTTGTATTATTTCAAAGTCCAATGAGGTCATTGAGTTTCTACCAGTTGATTTCAACACAGGGCTGGCAAAACGTGGGCTTTGGACagaaaattgggggtgggggggttgagtGGTTTTGAAATATGAGTAGGGTAGGACAGG is a window of Gopherus flavomarginatus isolate rGopFla2 chromosome 11 unlocalized genomic scaffold, rGopFla2.mat.asm SUPER_11_unloc_1, whole genome shotgun sequence DNA encoding:
- the LOC127040889 gene encoding olfactory receptor 6N1-like, which produces MADIEQGNQTSITEFILLGFEELVDLQIFLFLLFLVIYIVTVAGNILIVVLIVADQHLHTPMYLFLGNLSCLETCYTSTILPRMLASFLTGDRTISFSGCIAQFYFFGFLVTVECYLLSAMSYDRYLAICKPLNYAAIMNNAICSQLAAGSWLAGFLVSIIIIFLMSQLTFCGPSIIDHFFCDFTPIIKLSCSDTHVMELVTSMLTFITTLPPFLLTLATYVYIISTILRIPSTNGKQKAFSTCSSHLIVVTVFYGAIMIVYMLPKADTLRDLNKVFSVLYTVLTPLVNPLIYSLRNKEVKEALRKAARKCLAFTRM